From Novipirellula artificiosorum, the proteins below share one genomic window:
- a CDS encoding zinc-binding dehydrogenase translates to MKTAAVVNFAPQKHCVELRDVECPEFGTDDVLLEVANVGVCGSDLHQWTADHSWPVNYPVVLGHEFGGTIAAMGENVVGWSTGDRVVSETAAIIDANNPMSRRGLYNLDPTRKGFGYGVNGAMTKFVRVPARILHRVPDGIAFEQACLTEPCCVAYSAVVKNARIEPGDRIVVLGPGTIGILCAAMARLCGAQVALVGLPNDTSRMKIAQQYGCETIIGDAKDWAMARDGLGCDGVIDAAGASITLKIALDLVRPAGWISKVGWGPQPLGFNLDPLVQKNVTLQGSFSHNWPIWERVLALMSAGQLDVRPIVGGVWPLSKWHEAFEKMHKGEVVKSILRPE, encoded by the coding sequence ATGAAAACCGCGGCCGTCGTCAATTTCGCTCCCCAGAAGCACTGCGTGGAACTCCGAGACGTTGAGTGCCCTGAGTTCGGCACCGATGACGTGCTGTTGGAAGTCGCCAATGTTGGGGTTTGTGGCAGCGATCTGCATCAATGGACAGCCGATCATTCTTGGCCGGTCAACTATCCCGTTGTCTTGGGGCATGAATTCGGCGGTACGATTGCCGCGATGGGCGAGAACGTCGTCGGTTGGAGCACCGGGGATCGCGTGGTCAGCGAGACGGCCGCAATCATTGATGCAAACAATCCGATGTCGCGGCGCGGCTTGTACAACCTCGACCCCACACGCAAAGGATTCGGTTACGGCGTCAATGGAGCGATGACCAAGTTCGTTCGCGTCCCGGCTCGTATTCTACACCGTGTTCCTGATGGGATTGCTTTTGAACAGGCCTGCTTGACTGAACCGTGCTGCGTTGCCTACAGCGCTGTCGTCAAGAATGCACGGATTGAACCTGGTGATCGCATTGTCGTGCTGGGACCAGGAACGATCGGAATTTTGTGCGCCGCGATGGCCCGTTTGTGTGGCGCCCAAGTCGCGTTGGTGGGATTGCCGAACGACACGTCTCGGATGAAGATTGCCCAGCAATACGGATGCGAAACCATCATCGGCGACGCCAAGGACTGGGCAATGGCACGAGACGGTCTCGGGTGCGACGGCGTCATCGACGCGGCCGGCGCAAGCATCACGCTCAAGATCGCATTGGATTTGGTTCGGCCGGCCGGTTGGATCAGCAAAGTCGGATGGGGCCCGCAACCGCTTGGGTTCAACCTCGACCCATTGGTGCAGAAGAACGTTACACTGCAAGGCAGCTTCAGTCACAATTGGCCCATTTGGGAACGAGTGCTCGCGCTGATGAGTGCCGGGCAACTGGATGTCCGTCCGATCGTTGGTGGCGTGTGGCCACTTTCCAAGTGGCATGAGGCGTTTGAAAAAATGCACAAGGGCGAGGTGGTGAAGTCCATCCTCCGTCCCGAGTGA
- a CDS encoding sugar phosphate isomerase/epimerase family protein has translation MPKLAVFPKAYMNALCKDGTMSVSEWIALASTLEVDGLEWYAGFIEMADRSNWSRFRKEVEDTGKVIPMMCCSPDFTHPDALFREQEIAKQKHWIDMTSELGGRYCRVLSGQRRPELTIDQGVQFAADSIQACLPHAEERDITLILENHYKDDFWEYPEFAQGMDVFCKLVGAVDHPNFGVNYDPSNTYIAGEDPLELLKRVSRRVVTMHASDRYLAEGTIEDLRREEGGSVGYAQRLKHGQIGQGLNDYDAIFAELTRVGFDGWISIEDGVDGMDQLQRSVAFLQDKIAQHWG, from the coding sequence ATGCCGAAACTTGCTGTATTCCCCAAAGCCTACATGAACGCCCTTTGCAAAGACGGCACGATGTCGGTTTCCGAGTGGATTGCCCTGGCGTCAACCCTTGAAGTGGACGGATTAGAGTGGTACGCGGGTTTTATCGAGATGGCGGATCGGTCCAATTGGTCACGGTTTCGAAAAGAGGTCGAGGATACGGGGAAAGTCATCCCGATGATGTGCTGTTCACCGGACTTCACGCATCCCGATGCTCTGTTCCGGGAACAGGAGATCGCGAAGCAGAAGCACTGGATCGACATGACGTCCGAACTCGGAGGTCGTTATTGCCGTGTCCTTAGCGGTCAGCGGCGACCGGAGCTAACGATCGACCAAGGCGTCCAATTCGCCGCAGATTCGATTCAAGCTTGTTTGCCCCACGCCGAGGAGCGTGACATCACGCTGATCCTCGAAAACCATTACAAGGACGACTTTTGGGAATACCCCGAATTCGCTCAAGGGATGGACGTATTTTGCAAGCTGGTCGGTGCAGTGGATCATCCAAATTTCGGCGTCAATTATGACCCCAGCAACACTTACATCGCCGGTGAAGATCCACTGGAACTCCTCAAACGCGTTTCGCGCCGTGTTGTCACCATGCACGCCAGCGACCGGTATTTAGCGGAGGGAACGATCGAGGATTTGCGACGTGAAGAAGGAGGTAGTGTGGGTTACGCCCAACGGCTGAAGCACGGTCAAATTGGTCAAGGACTGAACGACTACGACGCGATTTTCGCGGAACTCACTCGCGTCGGTTTCGATGGCTGGATCAGTATCGAAGACGGGGTCGATGGCATGGATCAACTTCAACGCAGCGTCGCGTTTTTGCAGGACAAGATCGCACAGCATTGGGGATGA
- a CDS encoding lysophospholipid acyltransferase family protein produces the protein MSQTPPPHTQPPHVSAWLQRGFLRHVRRMLRSQFHSIAIAREERFDKQIPSSEPLIVYGNHPSWWDPLLAHFLNHELFPARQFYAPIDASALAQYRVFGKLGFFAVSLDSASGASAFLKQSRAIVMSENSSLWLTPEGRFVDVRDSQVPLRPGLAHLCSRLDRGWVMPMCMEYVFWEERLPECLCKMGEPFRIPLREPFTKDQWNDRLHGRLRETQQALAALVIARQAEQFECLLAGRKGGGAMYDLFRRVRSLTSGQRYRPSHGTKFE, from the coding sequence GTGTCTCAGACACCACCTCCGCATACACAACCGCCGCACGTTTCCGCTTGGCTTCAGCGAGGTTTTTTGCGGCACGTTCGGCGCATGCTGCGAAGCCAATTTCATTCGATCGCGATTGCGCGAGAAGAACGGTTTGACAAGCAAATCCCCAGCTCCGAGCCGCTGATCGTTTACGGAAATCATCCTTCGTGGTGGGACCCGCTGCTAGCACATTTTCTAAATCACGAGTTGTTTCCCGCTCGGCAGTTTTATGCGCCCATCGATGCGTCGGCTCTCGCCCAATACCGTGTCTTTGGAAAACTCGGATTCTTTGCGGTCTCGCTGGATTCAGCCAGTGGTGCAAGTGCGTTCTTGAAGCAGAGTCGTGCGATCGTGATGAGCGAGAATTCATCACTCTGGTTGACACCGGAAGGGCGTTTTGTCGATGTCCGAGATTCCCAGGTACCGTTGCGGCCTGGCTTAGCCCATTTGTGCAGCCGGCTTGACCGTGGATGGGTCATGCCGATGTGCATGGAGTATGTCTTTTGGGAGGAACGTTTGCCGGAGTGTTTGTGCAAAATGGGTGAGCCGTTTCGGATTCCCCTTCGTGAGCCGTTCACAAAGGACCAATGGAACGATCGGCTTCATGGCCGTCTCCGTGAAACCCAACAAGCATTGGCAGCGTTGGTCATCGCCCGTCAGGCCGAGCAGTTTGAGTGCTTGTTGGCAGGGCGAAAAGGAGGTGGGGCCATGTACGACCTCTTCCGTCGCGTTCGATCCCTTACCTCGGGACAACGCTATAGGCCCTCACACGGGACCAAATTCGAATGA
- a CDS encoding glycosyltransferase family 2 protein, translating into MMVLAWTLALVGVFAAGIPTLMFLANLPLFCVGIDQTSVRKSVENRDVSVLIPARNEAASIARCIESVLQNRGVNVEVIVLEDNSSDATAEIVRGIAEVEQSVRCLAGNALPDGWNGKQYACWQLALEASYTQLLFLDADVRLSPDAIERLLTYQEHTGVSLLSAFPHQATGTILEKLLIPLMHYMLLCFLPFSLMRTKADPMFAAGCGQLFLTTRDDYTTAGTHSAIRESRHDGLKLPRIYRQAGLRTDVIDGTNLAECRMYHSGPEVMLGLLKNATEGIANRHLIAPFSFVLIAANVFPILSLVIAVWAGATWCAVVALIAIGLAHIPRTLAMLRFRQPLVGVLGHSIATLLFVVLQWVAFAMAGMGLRTNWRGRSR; encoded by the coding sequence ATGATGGTTCTCGCTTGGACGCTAGCCTTGGTCGGCGTGTTCGCCGCAGGGATTCCTACGCTCATGTTCCTCGCCAATTTGCCACTCTTTTGTGTGGGTATCGACCAAACCAGCGTTAGAAAGTCTGTTGAAAATCGAGATGTTTCGGTGCTGATTCCGGCTCGAAACGAGGCTGCTTCGATTGCTCGATGCATCGAGTCGGTACTTCAGAATCGCGGTGTGAATGTGGAGGTGATCGTGCTGGAAGACAACAGCAGCGACGCAACTGCGGAGATCGTTCGTGGGATTGCCGAAGTGGAACAAAGCGTGAGATGTCTCGCTGGAAACGCCTTGCCCGATGGATGGAACGGAAAACAATACGCGTGTTGGCAGTTAGCACTCGAAGCAAGCTACACCCAACTTCTGTTCCTCGATGCGGATGTACGGCTTTCGCCTGATGCGATCGAGCGGCTCCTGACCTACCAGGAACATACGGGGGTCTCGCTGTTGAGTGCCTTCCCGCATCAAGCAACGGGCACGATTTTAGAGAAATTGCTGATCCCCTTGATGCACTACATGTTACTTTGCTTTTTACCCTTTTCGTTGATGCGGACGAAGGCCGACCCAATGTTTGCGGCCGGTTGTGGTCAATTATTCCTGACGACTCGTGATGACTACACGACGGCGGGGACTCACTCTGCCATTCGGGAATCAAGGCACGACGGATTGAAGTTGCCTCGGATCTATCGTCAAGCAGGGCTGAGGACGGATGTCATCGATGGAACAAATCTGGCCGAGTGCCGGATGTATCACAGCGGACCAGAGGTGATGCTCGGGCTGTTGAAGAATGCGACCGAAGGAATCGCGAATCGGCATTTGATCGCTCCATTCAGTTTCGTGTTGATCGCCGCCAACGTATTCCCCATTCTCTCGCTTGTGATCGCGGTTTGGGCGGGAGCAACCTGGTGCGCCGTGGTTGCGTTGATCGCGATTGGCTTGGCTCACATTCCACGAACGCTCGCGATGCTGCGGTTTCGCCAACCGTTGGTCGGGGTCCTCGGGCACTCGATCGCGACGCTCCTGTTCGTGGTCCTTCAGTGGGTTGCCTTCGCGATGGCAGGGATGGGATTGCGAACAAATTGGCGAGGACGCAGTCGTTAG
- a CDS encoding sugar phosphate isomerase/epimerase family protein yields the protein MNRHDRRRFFQHVMALGGVAAASSQAFAKDASSGTRKYTMDLNGGGIGVNVGVEESIALASKYGFESVGISSGTLAKLSEDEIAQLKEKRQQAGLVWGASGLAVDFRRSREKFEADLKSLPAHAKALQSAGVTRVSTWLTPSSDQLTYNKNFGQHAERLRRVATVLQDHGVRFGLEYVGPRTSRMKTRYSFIHTLAETQELIAAIDVPNMGVVLDSWHWYTAEETIDDLMTLSNDDVVACDLNDAPSGLGIDEQQDASRELPAATGVIDIAAFLRALVAIGYDGPVRAEPFNKTLNAMDNDAAVKTTAAAMKKAFAKANVGRSRS from the coding sequence ATGAATAGACACGATCGACGTCGTTTTTTTCAGCACGTGATGGCCCTTGGTGGAGTTGCCGCAGCAAGTTCGCAAGCGTTTGCCAAGGATGCCTCAAGCGGGACCCGAAAGTACACGATGGACCTGAATGGTGGCGGCATCGGAGTGAATGTGGGAGTCGAAGAATCGATCGCATTAGCATCGAAATACGGATTTGAGTCAGTCGGTATTTCCTCTGGGACGCTCGCCAAGCTTTCCGAGGACGAAATCGCACAACTGAAGGAAAAACGCCAACAGGCGGGATTGGTTTGGGGAGCGTCCGGGCTGGCAGTGGATTTCCGTCGCAGTCGCGAAAAGTTTGAAGCCGACTTGAAATCGCTTCCCGCCCACGCCAAGGCGCTCCAGTCCGCTGGTGTTACTCGCGTCAGCACCTGGCTAACCCCAAGCAGCGACCAACTGACCTACAACAAAAATTTTGGGCAACACGCCGAGCGACTGCGTCGGGTCGCAACCGTATTACAAGATCATGGCGTTCGATTTGGGCTCGAATACGTTGGTCCACGCACGTCGCGCATGAAGACACGCTATTCGTTCATTCACACTCTCGCCGAGACCCAAGAGTTGATTGCGGCAATCGACGTTCCAAACATGGGCGTGGTGCTTGACAGTTGGCACTGGTACACGGCCGAAGAGACGATCGACGACCTGATGACACTCTCCAACGACGATGTGGTCGCTTGTGATTTGAATGATGCGCCCTCGGGTTTAGGGATTGATGAGCAGCAAGACGCTTCTCGAGAACTACCTGCAGCCACAGGTGTGATCGATATTGCTGCATTCTTGCGAGCGCTCGTCGCAATCGGTTACGACGGCCCGGTTCGCGCCGAACCATTCAACAAGACGCTCAATGCAATGGATAACGACGCGGCGGTCAAGACGACGGCCGCGGCAATGAAGAAGGCCTTTGCAAAAGCTAACGTCGGAAGATCAAGATCATGA